In a genomic window of Scyliorhinus torazame isolate Kashiwa2021f chromosome 5, sScyTor2.1, whole genome shotgun sequence:
- the LOC140420117 gene encoding uncharacterized protein encodes MEKRWKCGDCGKGFRVPSELEVHRRIHTGERPFTCSVCERGFAQVSGLRKHQRVHTGERPFTCSQCEKGFTQLSTLRIHQRVHTGERPFTCSQCEKRFTTSSGLLAHKRFHTGERPFTCSQCQKGFTRLSVLQRHQRVHTGARRFTCSKCQKGFTQLSDLRTHQRVHIGERPFTCSQCEKGFTTSSDLLTHQRLHTGERPFTCSQCEKGFTTSSGLLTHQRVHTGERPFTCSQCEKGFTTSSNLLTHQRVHTGVRPFACSQCEKGFTTSSNLLTHQRVHTGVRPFACSQCEKGFTTSCSLLGHQRVHTGERPFTCSQCEKGFTTSSGLLRHQRVHTGEKAFTCSQCEKGFTTSSNLLTHQRVHTGVRPFACSQCEKGFTTSWSLLGHQRVHTGERPFTCSQCEKGFIWLSNLRKHQRVHTGEKALTCSS; translated from the coding sequence atggagaaacggtggaaatgtggggactgtgggaagggattcagggtcccatctgagctggaagttcatcggcgcattcacactggggagaggccgttcacgtgctctgtgtgtgagaggggattcgCTCAGGTATCcggcctgcggaaacatcagcgagttcacactggggagaggccgttcacctgctctcagtgtgaaaagggattcactcagttatccaccctgcggatacatcagcgagttcacactggggagaggccgttcacctgctctcagtgtgagaagagattcactacttcatcgggaCTGCTGGCACAtaagcgatttcacactggggagaggccgttcacctgctctcagtgtcagaagggattcactcggttatccgtcctgcagagacatcagcgagttcacactggggcgaggcggttcacctgctctaagtgtcagaaaggattcactcagttatccgacctgcggacacaccagcgagttcacattggggagaggccgttcacctgctctcagtgtgagaagggattcactacttcatccgacctgctaacacaccagcgacttcacactggggagaggccgttcacctgctctcagtgtgagaagggattcactacttcatccggcctgctgacacaccagcgagttcacactggggagaggccgttcacctgctctcagtgtgagaagggattcactacttcatcgaacctgctgacacaccagcgtgttcacactggggtgaggccgttcgcctgctctcagtgtgagaagggattcactacttcatcgaacctgctgacacaccagcgtgttcacactggggtgaggccgttcgcctgctctcagtgtgagaagggattcactacttcatgtaGCCTGCtgggacaccagcgggttcacactggggagaggccgttcacctgctctcagtgtgagaagggattcactacttcatccggcctgctgagacaccagcgagttcacactggggagaaggcgttcacctgctctcagtgtgagaagggattcactacttcatcgaacctgctgacacaccagcgtgttcacactggggtgaggccgttcgcctgctctcagtgtgagaagggattcactacttcatggaGCCTGCtgggacaccagcgggttcacactggggagaggccgttcacctgttctcagtgtgagaagggattcatttggttatccaacctgcggaaacaccagcgagttcacacaggggagaaggcgttaacctgctcttcgtga